A genome region from Microplitis mediator isolate UGA2020A chromosome 4, iyMicMedi2.1, whole genome shotgun sequence includes the following:
- the LOC130666539 gene encoding odorant receptor 13a-like — MKTPNHRSSDIAYALGLYEILGRTLGIWPLNCHDISSIIKITFVTVTQLSMSISLLKQLLVKGNCGKITDVVDVLTLIACGVLTVVKVIIPRIYYNKMYVIVSTAINDWKTVNNEKARRTMLRYAYIGRVVFIVQIIGAYAVGFQLIVLGLPFKTEWNNDRNYSTPVYTVPIGPSCWISSDISSFQYTVYYISQCIQLFVVCTAYNGADTYFFGIAMHVCGQFELLSNSLTNIYSDGKISNQKQNFFKFVERHKHLLFLANNFEETYNLIILSQVGIDALLICISGIVLLTTLHNEDLFLIIGLIIRISLVYVQLFLYSYVGEQLRTQANKMQSTIYNCPWYNMSPKITKDMVFTIMRTNYSFNLTAGKMYFMNMENFKNIIKTMGSFFSVFRLMFLEN, encoded by the exons atgaaaacaccAAATCATCGCTCATCAGATATTGCGTATGCATTAGGGCTATACGAAATATTAGGACGTACGTTAGGTATTTGGCCTCTGAACTGTCACGATATatcttcaataataaaaataacatttgtaACAGTAACACAG TTATCGATGTCAATCAGTCTCTTAAAACAACTATTGGTCAAAGGCAACTGTGGTAAAATAACAGACGTAGTAGATGTATTAACTTTGATTGCTTGTGGAGTTTTAACAGTTGTAAAAGTAATTATACCtagaatttattataataaaatgtacGTCATTGTGAGTACTGCTATAAATGATTGGAAGACAGTAAATAATGAGAAAGCTCGGCGTACTATGTTACGATATGCATATATCGGAAGAGTTGTGTTTATTGTGCAAATTATTGGAGCATATGCTGTAGGGTTTCAGCTTATTGTTTTAGGATTACCATTTAAGACGGAATGGAATAATGATCGAAATTATAGCACACCGGTGTATACCGTTCCTATTGGCCCTAGCTGTTGGATATCTTCTGatatttctagttttcagTACACTGTCTACTATATATCCCagtgtattcaattatttgttGTGTGTACTGCTTATAATGGAGctgatacttatttttttggcATCGCTATGCATGTTTGTGGACAATTCGAGTTACTCTCTAATAGccttacaaatatttatagtgatggtaaaatatcaaatcaaaaacaaaacttttttaagtTTGTTGAACGACATAAGCATCTACTTTTTTTggctaataattttgaagaaaCATACAATTTAATCATATTGAGCCAAGTTGGAATAGATGCTTTACTGATTTGTATATCAG gTATTGTTCTATTAACGACTCTGCATAatgaagatttatttttaattattgggCTTATAATTCGAATATCCCTTGTGTATGTTCAGCTTTTTCTGTACAGCTATGTTGGTGAGCAGTTGCGTACTCAAGCAAATAAAATGCAATCGACTATTTATAATTGTCCATGGTATAATATGTCACCTAAAATCACTAAAGATATGGTGTTCACGATTATGCGAACGAATTATTCCTTTAATTTGACGGCgggtaaaatgtattttatgaatatggaaaacttcaaaaatataattaaaactatgggttcttttttttctgttttccgATTAATGtttcttgaaaattaa